The Cupriavidus necator N-1 DNA window TCGATCAGGCGCGCACGCGACTTGCCGAATGAGAAAGCGCCGCCTTTGCCGCCACCCTGCATCTGACGCATCATGTAGAACCAGAACACGATGATCAGCAGGGTCGGCCCGAGGTAATACAGGGCCTGGACCAGCACGTTGGGTTCGTCGTCCGCCTTGCCGGTCACCTGGACGCCGTACTTCATCAGGTCGCCGACCATCCAGATGTCGCCCGGCGAGATGATGGTGTACTTGGCGCCCTCCTTAGGCGAGACCACCAGGTTGCGGCCCTGCACGTCGACACGCGACACCTTGCCGTTCTTGGCGTCATCCATGAACTGCGAATAGGTGACGCTGTCCTGCGCACGGGGCTTGTCGAACTGCTTGAAGACGGTAAACAGCACCAGCGCGATCACTAGCCAGATTGCCGCCTTTTGAAACAGGTTGTTATTCAAGGCCGAACTCCTTTGCAATTGCCTTGCCAACGGATAGCTGCATTGTAATGCAGCGCCCGCCCTCGGGGGGAAACAGAGAAACTATGATGCCGATAGCACCGGGTGGGGCACTTTCCACGCTTCTTTTTTCGCCCTGGCTTGTATCGAGACCGGTCAATCCACTGCCTTGAGGTAGCGCCCAAGGATAAAGGTTTCGGAAGACTTGTCGCGAGACGCCTTGGGCTTGCGTTTCGCAACCACTTTGAAATGCCGCTTGAACTTCTCCACGATCTGGCTGTAGCCGCTCCCGTGGAAGCACTTTACCAGCAATGCCCCCTCCGGCTTAAGGTGGGCCTGCGCAAATTCCAGCGCCAGGTCGCACAGGTACTCGATCCGTGCCGCATCGGCGAAGGCTACACCGGACAAATTGGGGGCCATGTCGGACAAAACAAGGTCAATCTTGTTACCGCCGGAGGCGTCCAGCACCACGCTTTCCAGTTCGCGGAAGACCGATTCCTCGCGGAAGTCACCCTGGATGAAAGTGACGTCAGCGACAGGTTCCATCGGCAGCAGGTCGATCGCGACCACGGCGCCATCGATCCTGCCGTCCTTGGCCCGGGGCGAGTCCGCCAGCTTGTTGCGGGCGTACTGGCTCCAGCTGCCGGGCGCCGCGCCCAGGTCGACGATCACCTGTCCCGGGCGGATCAGCTTGTCCTGCTCGTCGATCTCCTTGAGCTTGTAGGCCGCGCGGGCACGATAGCCCTCGCGCTGCGCCATTTTCACGTACGGATCGTTGATGTGGTCGTGCAGCCACGAATGATTGAACTTGTTTTTTGCCATGCCAGTTACCAGCCTGTTCCCTGCCCCCGCCCGCCGGTCAATGCCATCCGCGAAGGTTTTCCTACTGTTTTGATGATTTTGCTGCCCGACAGTGCCGGATTGACGGATAATACGCGCCAATCCGCATCCCGACCGCCAGCTCGCCTTATCAGCGGCCGGCTTGCCGCCCCCCGGGGCGGCCGTCGGCAGCCTGTCCTCGCCCGACCCGCCGTGTCACGACCGGCGCGGGCTGCAGCGCCCGATTTCCAGCGCCCAGCGCTCTATCACTATTTCAAGCGCCTAATAATCAGCGCCAACCTATGCCCGCTCTACAACTAGTCCCTGCTCAGCGCTCTGACCTGCGCTCCCGTGCCCATGCCCTGAACCCGGTCGTGATGGTCGGCGCCGAAGGCCTGACCCGTGCCGTACTGGCCGAGATCGACCGCAGCCTGGCCGCCCACGACCTGATCAAGATCCGCGTGTTCGGCGACGATCGCGATGCGCGCATCGCCATCTACGAGGAAATCTGCGACCAGCTCAGCGCCGCGCCGATCCAGCATATCGGCAAGCTGCTGGTGGTCTGGCGTCCGGGCGAAGCGCGCCTGAAGGAAAACCAGGCCGAAGACCTGGGCCGCCACACCCCCGCCCGCCGTGGTGGCGCGGCCCCGCGCACGGTGACGGTCAAGAAGCCCAGCGCTGCGCCGAACCGCCGTCCGACCCGCAAGGAAGTCACGGTGCTTGGCAACGAGCGCGTCACCGCCGGCGGCAATGTGAAGCGTTCGCGCGCACGCCCGACCAGCCAGAAGAAGAAGGCGCTGGGCTAAACACTGCCAGCTGAAGCATGACGGGGTCGCCGCCAGGCGCCCCCGATGCCGGCACGCCACGCCTGTGGCCGTGCCGGCGGCCGGTCTCACTCCCCGGCCGAACGCGGCGCCGAAGCGCGCCACACCAGCACCAGCGCCAGCAGGCTTTGCAGCAGGTAGAAGGCGCTCGACACGCCGTGCAGCATGCCGAACTGCGCCTTGTAAGGCGATTCCGAAACGCCGACACCCAGCGCCAGCGACTTTTCCTTCAGGCCGGCCATGAACGGCTGGGTGCCGAAGTAGCCCGCCAGCACGCAGCACAGCATGCCCAGCACTAGCCAGCGCAGGCCGCGATAGCGGTGGGCGCCGCGCCGGATCATCACGTTGCACAGCACCAGCTGCAACACACCGATGGTGACCCCGACGATGGCTTCAGTATGGAACAGGTGCCCGGCGATCATGCCCGCCGTCTCGCGGCTGGGCAGCACCGAAAACAGCGTCGGCGCCACCATGTAGCCGACGGTCCAGAGGCTGCCCGCCCACACCACCGTCAGCAGCAGGAAGATGCGGTGCGGCAGCGGCGGCAGATTGTTATAGGAATTGGAGAACACGTGCCGGTCTTTCCGGGGGCCGGGCCAGGTGCAAGCCTGCCGGCCGGGCCGGCGTCAGATATAGCGTACGGTAATGACTTCGTACTCGCGCTCGCCGCCAGGGGCCAGCACGGTTGCGACGTCGCCTTCGAACTTGCCGATCAGCGCACGCGCGATGGGCGAGCTGACCGAGATCTTGCCGACGTCAATGTCGGCCTCGTCATCGCCCACGATCTGGTAGCTGACGGGACTGCCGGACTCCAGGTCCTCCAGGTCAACGGTCGCGCCAAAGACGATGCGGCCGTCGGTGTCCAGCTGGGTCGGGTCGATGACCTGCGCGGCCGACAGCTTGGCCTCCACTTCCAGGATGCGGCCTTCGATAAAGGCCTGCTTCTCCTTGGCGGCGTCGTATTCGGCGTTTTCAGACAGGTCGCCCTGTGCGCGGGCTTCCGAGATTGCATTGATCACCGCCGGACGCTCGACAGCCTTCAGGCGCTGCAGTTCCTCCTTCAGGAGCTCTGCGCCACGCTTGGTAATCGGAATGGTGCTCATGTCTTCGTTCAACAAAAAAATGAGCCGCAGCGGAGCTGGAGCCATCCCTGGCCAATGCTGCCAGGGCACTTCCGCTCAACCGCGGCTTTCAGACAGGACCGAATGCGGGCACGCCACATCGATCGACGAATTTGACGTAGTTTAGGCCAGGAAGCCCGCCGGCAGCAACTCCGGCGGGCTTCCTGGCCTTGACCGGGCGCAATGCGCCCGGCCAGTGGCGATGTGCCGCTTGCCTTACGTACGGGGCTTCAGGCCAGCGAGGCGTGCAGGCTCTGCAGGTCGTAGACCTCCAGGCTCTGCATGTGCTTCAGGCCCTCCACCGCGGCGCGGGCGCCGGCGATGGTGGTGTAGTAAGGAATGCGGTGGGCCAGCGCCGAGGTACGGATCGAGCGCGAATCGGCAATCGCGGTGCGGGTCTCGTCCACGGTGGTGAACACCAGCGCCAGTTCGCCGTTCTTGATCATGTCCACGATATGCGGACGGCCGTCCTTGACCTTGTTGACCGTCTTGACCGGGATACCGGCGGCCTCGATGGCCGACGCGGTGCCGCGGGTGGCGACGATCGGGTAGCCCATGTCGTGCAGCATGCGGGCCACGCCGACTGCGCGCGGCTTGTCGCTGTCCTTCACGGTGATCAGCACGGTGCCCTTCTCCGGCAGGCGCGAACCCGCGGCCAGCTGGCTCTTGAACAGCGCCTCGCCGAAGGCCTTGCCCACGCCCATCACTTCGCCGGTCGAACGCATTTCAGGTCCGAGGACCGGATCGACGCCCGGGAACTTGTTGAACGGGAACACTGCTTCCTTGACGCTGTAGTACGGCGGGATGACTTCCTCGCCGATGCCCTGCTCGTCCAGCGACTGGCCGGCCATGCAGCGCGCGGCGATCTTGGCCAGCTGCAAGCCGGTGGCCTTGGATACGTACGGCACGGTACGCGAGGCGCGCGGGTTCACTTCCAGCACGTAGACGGTATCGACGCCGTCGTTCTGCTGGATCGCGAACTGCACGTTCATCAGGCCGACCACGTTCAGGGCGCGGGCCATGGCGGCGGTCTGGCGCTTCAGTTCGGCCACGGTCTCGGCCGACAGCGAGTACGGCGGCAGCGAGCAGGCGGAGTCGCCCGAGTGCACGCCAGCCTGCTCGATGTGCTCCATCACGCCGCCGATGAAGACGCGCTTGCCGTCGGAGATCGCATCGACGTCGCACTCGATGGCGTCGTTCAGGAAGCGGTCCAGCAGCACCGGGGAATCGTTCGAGACCTTGACGGCCTCGCGCATGTAGCGCTCGAGGTCGCGCGGCTCATGCACGATTTCCATGGCGCGGCCGCCCAGCACGTACGACGGGCGCACCACCAGCGGGTAGCCGATCTCTTCGGCCAGGCGCAGCGCTTCGTCCTCGGCACGCGCGGTGCGGTTGGGCGGCTGGCGCAGGCCCAGCTCCTGCAGCAGCTTCTGGAAGCGCTCGCGGTCTTCGGCCGCGTCGATCATGTCGGGGCTGGTGCCGATGATGGGCACGCCGTTGGCTTCCAGGTCCAACGCCAGCTTCAACGGGGTCTGGCCGCCGTACTGCACGATCACGCCGACGGGCTTTTCCTTGTCGACGATTTCCAGCACGTCTTCCAGCGTCAGCGGCTCGAAGTACAGGCGGTCCGAGGTGTCATAGTCGGTCGACACGGTTTCCGGGTTGCAGTTGACCATGATGGTCTCGTACCCGTCTTCGCGCAGCGCCAGAGCGGCGTGCACGCAGCAGTAGTCGAACTCGATGCCCTGGCCGATCCGGTTTGGGCCGCCGCCCAGCACCATGATCTTCTTCTTGTCGGTCGGCTGCGCTTCGCACTCGCCATGCTCGGCCTCGTAGGTCGAGTACATGTAGGCGGTGTTGGTGGCGAACTCGGCCGCGCAGGTGTCCACGCGCTTGTAGACCGGGCGCACGTTCTGGGCGATGCGCGCCTCGCGCACGGCCTTGGCATCGGTCTTCAGCAGCTTGGCCAGGCGGCGATCGGAGAAGCCCTTCTGCTTCAGGAAGCGCAGCTCGGCGGTCGACAGGCTGTCCAGCGTGCGCGCCTTGACCAGGCCTTCGGTCTTGATGATGTCTTCGATCTGGGCCAGGAACCAGGGGTCGATGTCGGTCTCGGCATAGACCTCTTCCAGCGACATGCCCAGGCGGAACGCGTCGCCCACGTACCAGATGCGGTCGGGGCCGGCTTCGCCGATTTCCTCGACAACCTCATCACGGTCCGACGACTTTTCATCCAGGCCGTCCACGCCCACTTCCAGGCCGCGCAGTGCCTTCTGGAACGATTCCTGGAAGGTGCGGCCCATGGCCATCACCTCACCCACCGACTTCATCTGGGTGGTCAGGTGGCTGTCAGCCTGCGGGAATTTCTCAAACGCGAAGCGCGGCACCTTGGTGACCACGTAGTCGATCGACGGCTCGAACGAAGCCGGGGTCGCGCCGCCGGTGATCTCGTTCTTCAGCTCGTCCAGCGTGTAGCCCACGGCCAGCTTGGCCGCGACCTTGGCGATCGGGAAGCCGGTGGCCTTGGACGCCAGCGCCGACGAACGCGACACGCGCGGGTTCATCTCGATGACGATCATGCGACCGTCCTTCGGGTTGATCGAGAACTGCACGTTGGAACCGCCGGTGTCGACGCCGATTTCGCGCAGCACGGCCAGCGACGCGTTGCGCAGGATCTGGTATTCCTTGTCGGTCAGGGTCTGGGCCGGGGCCACGGTGATCGAGTCGCCGGTGTGGATGCCCATCGGGTCCAGGTTCTCGATCGAGCAGATGATGATGCAGTTGTCCTTCTTGTCGCGGACCACTTCCATCTCATACTCTTTCCAGCCCAGCAGCGACTCTTCGATCAGCAGCTCGCGCGTCGGCGACAGATCCAAGCCGCGCTTGCAGATCTCTTCGAACTCTTCGCGGTTGTAGGCAATGCCGCCGCCGCTGCCGCCCAGCGTGAACGACGGGCGGATCACGATCGGGTAGCCGCCGCTGCCGGTTTCCTGGGCAATGCGCGACTGCACGGCCATGGCTTCGTCCATCGAGTGGGCGATGCCCGACTTGGCCGAACCCAGACCGATCTTGGTCATGGCGTCCTTGAACTTCTGGCGGTCCTCGGCCTTGTCGATGGCTTCCGGCGAAGCGCCGATCAGTTCGACCTTGTACTTCTCCAGCACGCCGTGGCGATACAGGTCCAGCGCGCAGTTCAGCGCGGTCTGGCCGCCCATGGTCGGCAGGATCGCGTCCGGGCGCTCCTTCTCGATGATGCGCTCGACCACTTCCCAGGTGATCGGCTCGATGTAGGTCACATCGGCCGTGTTGGGATCGGTCATGATGGTCGCCGGGTTCGAATTGACCAGGATGACCTTGAAGCCTTCCTCGCGCAGCGCCTTGCAGGCTTGGGCGCCGGAGTAGTCGAACTCGCACGCCTGGCCGATGATGATGGGGCCCGCGCCGATGATCAGGATGCTCTTGATGTCTGTGCGTTTTGGCATTGCACGCTCTCTTTGTTGGCCGGCCCGCTTGCATGCGGGCCGCGCCGGTAATCAGGGAATCCGTCCGGATTCGAAAATGTCAGCTTGTCCGCCGCCGCGCCTAGTTCATGGTGGCCGTCGCCAGCTTGGCGCCGAAACCGATGAACATCGCCCCCACCCCGCTCGACATGCCGGCCGACAGGCGCCGGCGGCGCCGGAATGCGTCGGCCAGCTTCGCGCCCACGAAGATGATCGTGGTCAGGTAGGCGAAGCTGCAGATCTGGCAGACCAGCCCCAGCACGCCGAACGACAGCACCGGGTAAGCGAAAGCCGGATCGACGAACTGGATGAAGAACGAGATGAAGAACAGGATCGCCTTCGGGTTCAGCAGGCTGATCAGGAGCGCCTTGCGGAACGGATCGGACTGGTCGGCCGTGCCCGCCGGCACGGTCGCGGCCGCGGCCGCATCGCCGCGCGCGGCCCAGTTGCGCACCGCGCCGCGCAGCATGTTGAAGCCGATCCACGCCAGGTAGGCCGCGCCGATGTACTTCACCACGTAGAACAACGCCGGGCTGGCCTTGAGCAGCGAGGCCACGCCCGCTGCCGACAGCACCATCAGCACGAAGTCACCCAGGAACACCCCGCATGCGCCCTTGTAGCCGGCACGCACGCCGCGCTGCGCCGCCACCGACAGCACATACATCGAGTTCGGCCCCGGCAGCAGCACGATAAAAATCGTGCCCAGCACATAGGTCCAGAAATCGGTGATGCCGAAGGCGGTATGTATGAAGGCGTTCATGGGATGTCCCTGAGGTCTGCGCTGTTCTTCTTGCCCGCTTACTTGCGCGCGTCCGTCATCAGCTTGATGAAGCGGTCGAACAGGTAAGCCACGTCGTTCGGGCCGGGCGAGGCTTCCGGGTGACCCTGGAAGCAGAAGGCCGGCTTGTCGGTCAGCGTGAAACCCTGCAGCGAACCGTCGAACAGCGACTTGTGCGTCACGCGCACGTTCGACGGAAGCGTGTCCGCGTCCACCGCGAAACCGTGGTTCTGCGACGTGATCACCACGCGGCCGTCGTCCAGGTCCTTGACCGGGTGGTTGGCGCCATGGTGGCCGAACTTCATCTTCAGGGTCTTGGCGCCGACCGCCAGGGCCATGATCTGGTGGCCCAGGCAGATGCCGAAGGTCGGGATGCCGCGCTCGATGAACTCGCGCGTGGCGGCGATGGCGTAGTCGCACGGCTCGGGGTCGCCGGGGCCGTTGGACAGGAACACGCCGTCCGGATTCAGCGCCAGCGCGTCGGCGGCACTCGCCTGCGCGGGCAGCACCGTCACCTTGCAGCCGCGCTCGGCCAGCATGCGCAGGATGTTGTACTTGACGCCGTAGTCATAGGCGACCACGTGGAACTGCGGCTTGTCCTGCTTGCCGTAGCCTTCGCCCAGCTTCCACTCGGTCTGGGTCCACTCGTACGGCTCCTTGACCGAAACCACCTTGGCCAGGTCCATGCCGGCCAGGCCGGGGAACGAGCGGGCCAGGTCGATGGCCTTCTGGACATTGTCTTCGCCGGCCAGGATGCAGCCGTTCTGGGCACCCTTTTCGCGCAGGATACGCGTCAGCTTGCGCGTATCGATGCCGGCGATGGCCACCACCTTTTCCTGCTTCAGGTAGTGGGCAAGGGTGTGCTCCTTGCGGAAGTTCGAGGCCAGGATCGGCAGATCCTTGATGATCAGGCCGGCGGCATGGACTTTCGTGGCTTCGACATCCTCAGGATTGACCCCGTAGTTACCGATATGCGGATACGTCAGCGTGACGATCTGCCGCGAGTAACTCGGGTCGGTGAGGATTTCCTGGTAACCGGTGATGGCGGTGTTGAACACCACTTCACCGATGGTATGGCCGGAAGCGCCAATGGAATAGCCACGAAAGACCGTGCCGTCTGCTAGCGCGAGAATGGCGGACGGAAAAGACGGTAACACGGGTAGGCTCCTGCTGGACTCACCCCGTGACCGACCAATCGACGCCTCGTGCCTCCCAGGCTGGATCCGTGACGGCGGCAGCGGCATTGCGCCGATGCGGTCGGATCCGGTCGCGACCTGCTTCTTGCGTCACATTGAATGCGGACAGCAAAGGCGGCGCGGATGGGGGCGGCGGAAGGTGGAAAGCGGTAGGCGCTAGGGTGAAGGGTTCTGAAAGCGAAACTTTCGAATTATATCCCGCGCCACCCATTTTCTCAAGTTTTCAAGGACTTGCACGCGGCAGCGGGCGGCGCCACCACGCCGCTGGCCGCCGTCCCGGCCTGTGCCTGCTACGTTACGCCTGCGGCGGCACGACCGCCGTGACCTCGATTTCCACCTTGGCGCGCGGCTCCACCAGGTCCGCGACCTCGACCGCCGTCATCGCCGGGAAGTGGCGGCCGATGATGGCCCGGTAGTGCTGGCCGATCGCCCCGTAGGCGCCGACATATTCCGCCTTGTCCTTCACATACCAGGTCATGCGCACGATATGCTCGGGCAGCGCGTCGCCGGCCGCCAGCACGGCAACCACGTTGCGCAGCGCCTGCGCCACCTGCAGGCCGAAGTCGTCGGTCTCGAATTCACATTTGCCGGTCCAGCCGATCTGGCCGCTGACAAAGAGGAGGCGGCTGCCGACCTGCATTTCGGTCATGGTGCCGTTGGCGTAGCCACGCGGGGGCGCCCAGTCGGGCGGCTGCAGGATGTTCATGATGCGTTTTCCTGTTGATATCTGTATGAGTGGATGGAATTCCGGGATTCAAGCCGTCGCGACCAGGTAGGACGACATGGCCTCGCGCACGGCATCGGGCAACGGCTGCGGAGCAATCGAGCCGGTATCGACGCAGACCAGCCGCTGCGTCACTTCCATGCGGGTATCGTCATGCGGGCCAGCGAAGCGGATCGCGAGGGTAAAGCTGGACTGGCCCAGCTTCAGCACGCGCAGCTCCCGTGTCAGCACCTCGCCCAGCCGGCTCGGCGCCAGGAAGCGGCACTCCAGCTCGGCGGTCGGCACGCCCGCGTGGCCCTCGCCATGCATGGCATCGAAGGGCCAGCCCAACGCCTCGCTAAACCAGTCTTCGATCAGATCGTTGAGCATCTCGAAATAGCGCGGGTAGAACACGATGCCCGCGGCGTCGCAGTGCTTGAAGCGCACCAGGACGGTGCTGCGGAACACGGGGCTCATGGCTTCCCCGCCTGGTTAGTGCCGCCATTGCCACCGCCATTGCCCTGCTCCGCCATCTGCCGCAGCCGGAAGCGCTGCAGCTTGCCGGTCTCGGTGCGCGGCAGCGCCGGCACGAACACAATGCGGCGCGGATACTTGTAGGGTGCGATCTGGCGCTTCACGTAGTCCTGCAGCGCGGTGCGGGTAGCGTCGTCCGCCGCCACGCCCTCGCGCAGCACCACATAGGCCATCACCACCTGGCCGCGCCCGTCGTCGGGCGCACCGACCACACCGCATTCGGCCACTGCCTCGTGCTGCATGAGTGCGCTTTCCACCTCCGGCCCGGCGATGTTGTAGCCGGCCGAGATGATCATGTCGTCCGAACGCGCCTGGTAGAAGTAGTAGCCGTCCTCGTCGACGAAGAAGGTATCGCCCGGCAGGTTCCAGCCCGCCTTCACATAGTTGGACTGGCGCGGATCGTCCAGGTAGCGGCAGCCGGTCGGCCCCTGCACCGCCAGCTTGCCGACCTGTCCCGGCGGCAGGGGCTGCATGTTCTCGTCGACGATCTGCGCGACATAGCCCGGCACCACCCGCCCGATCGCGCCCGGCCTGACCTCGGCGCCGGCGCTGGAGATAAAGATATGCATCATCTCCGTGCCGCCGATGCCGTCGGTCATCTCGATGCCGGTGGCCGCC harbors:
- a CDS encoding YhbY family RNA-binding protein, with the translated sequence MPALQLVPAQRSDLRSRAHALNPVVMVGAEGLTRAVLAEIDRSLAAHDLIKIRVFGDDRDARIAIYEEICDQLSAAPIQHIGKLLVVWRPGEARLKENQAEDLGRHTPARRGGAAPRTVTVKKPSAAPNRRPTRKEVTVLGNERVTAGGNVKRSRARPTSQKKKALG
- the leuE gene encoding leucine efflux protein LeuE, giving the protein MNAFIHTAFGITDFWTYVLGTIFIVLLPGPNSMYVLSVAAQRGVRAGYKGACGVFLGDFVLMVLSAAGVASLLKASPALFYVVKYIGAAYLAWIGFNMLRGAVRNWAARGDAAAAATVPAGTADQSDPFRKALLISLLNPKAILFFISFFIQFVDPAFAYPVLSFGVLGLVCQICSFAYLTTIIFVGAKLADAFRRRRRLSAGMSSGVGAMFIGFGAKLATATMN
- a CDS encoding RidA family protein, whose amino-acid sequence is MNILQPPDWAPPRGYANGTMTEMQVGSRLLFVSGQIGWTGKCEFETDDFGLQVAQALRNVVAVLAAGDALPEHIVRMTWYVKDKAEYVGAYGAIGQHYRAIIGRHFPAMTAVEVADLVEPRAKVEIEVTAVVPPQA
- a CDS encoding RlmE family RNA methyltransferase — protein: MAKNKFNHSWLHDHINDPYVKMAQREGYRARAAYKLKEIDEQDKLIRPGQVIVDLGAAPGSWSQYARNKLADSPRAKDGRIDGAVVAIDLLPMEPVADVTFIQGDFREESVFRELESVVLDASGGNKIDLVLSDMAPNLSGVAFADAARIEYLCDLALEFAQAHLKPEGALLVKCFHGSGYSQIVEKFKRHFKVVAKRKPKASRDKSSETFILGRYLKAVD
- the greA gene encoding transcription elongation factor GreA translates to MSTIPITKRGAELLKEELQRLKAVERPAVINAISEARAQGDLSENAEYDAAKEKQAFIEGRILEVEAKLSAAQVIDPTQLDTDGRIVFGATVDLEDLESGSPVSYQIVGDDEADIDVGKISVSSPIARALIGKFEGDVATVLAPGGEREYEVITVRYI
- the carA gene encoding glutamine-hydrolyzing carbamoyl-phosphate synthase small subunit yields the protein MLPSFPSAILALADGTVFRGYSIGASGHTIGEVVFNTAITGYQEILTDPSYSRQIVTLTYPHIGNYGVNPEDVEATKVHAAGLIIKDLPILASNFRKEHTLAHYLKQEKVVAIAGIDTRKLTRILREKGAQNGCILAGEDNVQKAIDLARSFPGLAGMDLAKVVSVKEPYEWTQTEWKLGEGYGKQDKPQFHVVAYDYGVKYNILRMLAERGCKVTVLPAQASAADALALNPDGVFLSNGPGDPEPCDYAIAATREFIERGIPTFGICLGHQIMALAVGAKTLKMKFGHHGANHPVKDLDDGRVVITSQNHGFAVDADTLPSNVRVTHKSLFDGSLQGFTLTDKPAFCFQGHPEASPGPNDVAYLFDRFIKLMTDARK
- a CDS encoding DUF4149 domain-containing protein, whose translation is MFSNSYNNLPPLPHRIFLLLTVVWAGSLWTVGYMVAPTLFSVLPSRETAGMIAGHLFHTEAIVGVTIGVLQLVLCNVMIRRGAHRYRGLRWLVLGMLCCVLAGYFGTQPFMAGLKEKSLALGVGVSESPYKAQFGMLHGVSSAFYLLQSLLALVLVWRASAPRSAGE
- a CDS encoding acyl-CoA thioesterase, whose product is MSPVFRSTVLVRFKHCDAAGIVFYPRYFEMLNDLIEDWFSEALGWPFDAMHGEGHAGVPTAELECRFLAPSRLGEVLTRELRVLKLGQSSFTLAIRFAGPHDDTRMEVTQRLVCVDTGSIAPQPLPDAVREAMSSYLVATA
- the carB gene encoding carbamoyl-phosphate synthase large subunit; translation: MPKRTDIKSILIIGAGPIIIGQACEFDYSGAQACKALREEGFKVILVNSNPATIMTDPNTADVTYIEPITWEVVERIIEKERPDAILPTMGGQTALNCALDLYRHGVLEKYKVELIGASPEAIDKAEDRQKFKDAMTKIGLGSAKSGIAHSMDEAMAVQSRIAQETGSGGYPIVIRPSFTLGGSGGGIAYNREEFEEICKRGLDLSPTRELLIEESLLGWKEYEMEVVRDKKDNCIIICSIENLDPMGIHTGDSITVAPAQTLTDKEYQILRNASLAVLREIGVDTGGSNVQFSINPKDGRMIVIEMNPRVSRSSALASKATGFPIAKVAAKLAVGYTLDELKNEITGGATPASFEPSIDYVVTKVPRFAFEKFPQADSHLTTQMKSVGEVMAMGRTFQESFQKALRGLEVGVDGLDEKSSDRDEVVEEIGEAGPDRIWYVGDAFRLGMSLEEVYAETDIDPWFLAQIEDIIKTEGLVKARTLDSLSTAELRFLKQKGFSDRRLAKLLKTDAKAVREARIAQNVRPVYKRVDTCAAEFATNTAYMYSTYEAEHGECEAQPTDKKKIMVLGGGPNRIGQGIEFDYCCVHAALALREDGYETIMVNCNPETVSTDYDTSDRLYFEPLTLEDVLEIVDKEKPVGVIVQYGGQTPLKLALDLEANGVPIIGTSPDMIDAAEDRERFQKLLQELGLRQPPNRTARAEDEALRLAEEIGYPLVVRPSYVLGGRAMEIVHEPRDLERYMREAVKVSNDSPVLLDRFLNDAIECDVDAISDGKRVFIGGVMEHIEQAGVHSGDSACSLPPYSLSAETVAELKRQTAAMARALNVVGLMNVQFAIQQNDGVDTVYVLEVNPRASRTVPYVSKATGLQLAKIAARCMAGQSLDEQGIGEEVIPPYYSVKEAVFPFNKFPGVDPVLGPEMRSTGEVMGVGKAFGEALFKSQLAAGSRLPEKGTVLITVKDSDKPRAVGVARMLHDMGYPIVATRGTASAIEAAGIPVKTVNKVKDGRPHIVDMIKNGELALVFTTVDETRTAIADSRSIRTSALAHRIPYYTTIAGARAAVEGLKHMQSLEVYDLQSLHASLA